A segment of the Lycium ferocissimum isolate CSIRO_LF1 chromosome 5, AGI_CSIRO_Lferr_CH_V1, whole genome shotgun sequence genome:
TTATTCTTGGGAGAAGGAAAGTCCACTCATATGTTTATCATAAATTCAGACAAGGACTTTGAATATTATAACACCAAACATGAGATCCTTCTTACAGACTGGTTCAAGTAGGTATTTAGCATTTTACGGAAATGCCACTAAATATCAAAGGCATCTCCGGTTAGTGGTACAAGTATGTGGTCCCCATACCTTTATTTATCTCTTATAAAGAAACCTAATGTTATCTTTTATGTCAAGCTGCCCATGATTAACAAAGTTTTTCCGGTTACACTTGTGTTTGTTTTAAGCTGGTGTGTTCTGCCGATGTTCCCTGTGAGATCCTTACCATTAAGTTTTCTTCAGGTTCAATCCCAAATGTTAGGCACGGTATCTCCTCGCGTGCCACTTCCACTTGACGTTCAGCAGGATGAACCCATATTTGTCAATGCAAAGCAGTATCAGGCTATCCTCAGGCGTAGACAGTACCGTGCTAAGCTGGAGGCTCAAAACAAACTCTCTAAAGGCCGGAAGGTAACTGTTTGCTAATGGTTCGGCCCTTATTGCTTAGTATTTAATCACTCCCATGCATGGGTATATGTGTGTTAATGTGCTTCCaaaggcggatccaggatttaaactTGATAGGTTCAGCTTTTATGTTCTCACTATTGAACCACAGCAGTTTTGCAATTATggattcagttttttttttttttgggtgcgAAAATTTAGTGATTTTTCACATATATATCGTATAAAAGAAGCTAGGTTCAGTCAAACCTACTAAATCTACATTGTGTCCGCCTTTATGTTCTATAGTCATCTTAGTTTTATTTGACTATACATTTCAGCCATATCTCCATGAGTCCCGGCATCGTCATGCATTGAATAGGGCTCGAGGACCCGGTGGACGATTCGTCAATATGAAGAAGCCCCGAGAATCCAAATCCCCTGATTTGATCAATGGTCAAGACGTTCAGGTACCTAATGAGCTGCAGCTCAACACAAATATGTTGGCACCCGATGTTCATCAATCCGAAAGCTATAAGGGAAGCTACTCCACACCCGGTTGCTCTGGCATCACAAGTGGCTTGAACACTTACGTTATCTACCATCAGCAACCATATCCCTCAGTCCTCCAGTAGGGATAGGGTCGAAGAGAAGAAAGATCACATCAGCAATCCATGTTTATCGTCCTTTTGAAGAAAGGATTACTATCAGAAGTGGGAATTCATCCTTGGCTATGTTTAAAGTGAACTAGATCAAACGGAATCTTGTGTAGTACATTATTGCTAACTAAATAGTTGGTCCATAACCTGAGAATTGAGATGGTTGTTTTCTGTGTACTGCTCTAAATACCTAACTGTAAAGAGTCTTATTTAGTTAATAGTTGCTGGTATTATTCGACCAGGTCCTTTTGGAGTTGTTACTTGGCTATATGAATGGTTAATGCTGTTTTACTTAAAACTGTATCCTTTTTAAGTTATAATAAGATAGATGGCTCATGGCAGTACGAGCAAAAGTAAAGAAACAGTCAAAAGTTAGTGCAGAGGACAAGTTATGTTCTTGTTTTATCAATTTTTGTAAGGATATATAGGGCCATCGTAACGAAACATTGACACTATTAGTGTAATTTAATCGGTTATAACATGTTTCTTATTAGTCTATCTCACAACTCTCAAGTTACCATATCAGATTTGTGATTTGTAGGTGATAGATAGGGTAAGAAACTTCAGTACTTGGAACTTAAAATATTTGTGACTATTTCCATTGTgtctcaatttttttaaatattctaaATTATTAACTATATTCagttatagtactttttattaattttcaaatatgcaaattttattttaattaataattgggATTGGGGACTAATTGGTTATCCGCAATATGCCGGAAAAACACCGAGTCTTTCTCGAAAAGAATATCCAATGATTGAAATTGtattgtataatattttctTCGGTCCAATTTTATTGtattgtataatattttctTCGGTCCAATTTTACTTGTGGTGTCTTTCTTTTGCACACCTCTTTATAACTAAAATAATGTCTCCGCGCTTTATTTCTATACTGACAGTccaatattatttattttactttttccattatcaaattaaaattattataaatagTTACTCGTTATGCCTTGAGTTGATGCTTAAAAATATCATACACTATTACATTTAACAGATACGACCTAATAATTAATAAAGTGGGTGCAAATCTATACAATTAAAGGTTCAAATCTCAGTAAAATCTAAAGCACCACGGGATTTCTCTTCAAAAAATACAATATGCTCactttgtctcaaattatttgtcatttttttgtttAGCCCCTTAAAAGATACTCATTAATTAAAAGGAGTATTTGActactttacccttatttatgtctaagttataatctctccaattaaatatttatttatgtgtcatcttcattaatgataaaattttaCTAAGGATAAAATGGTGAAGAAGTAATTAATTGTGCCTTGAAGAtttaaaacgacaaataatttgagacaactatttttaataacgagataatttgagacggatgGGGTATATTAATACACTGTGGGGGTATAAAAGTTAAAACTCTACATGGACTTGCCATGATGTGTCTCTAATAAATTGTCCTAAGTATActttaattaaaaatagtaGTCAAACAGTTAAACTcgacaagaaaaagaagaagaaaaagagtaaaACTCGACAACCTCGTACAACAAAGTCAAAACTGGTcgactttcttcttcttcctctggGTTTTGCCGTATACCATGTGAAAGTATTGTttgaatttaagaaaaaatggaaGGACACAACAATAATAAACCCCTTGATGTCTTTAACAATTTCAAGGGCCGACGTGCTGCTCTCATTAAGGCTCTCACCACTGGTTTTCTCCCgtctttattttcctttttgtagagtttcaatttttgttatcatgtttattttttctttagttaattgatttttttgtttttggtatttagATGTGGAAGAATTCTTTAAGCAGTGTGATCCTGGTATGatcccttttattctttgtcttttttttttttttttttacttaatctAGACCAACTGAATTCTATTATGTCTCCTTTATAAGTTATCTGGCCGATATCACTCTAGTTATgtggaatattttttttccttgctCAGCATATCATTggtatctatttttttttgacaatgttAACATATATCATTGGTATCTATAGTTATGGTTATAGTTTCTTTTTGAATTTGGGGTTATCAGTGGAATGGGAGAAAAGTCTGTTTTTGTAATAATTTGTATCTAAGTTATATGCCGAGGAGGCGAATGCAAGATTTAAACTTGACGGTTCTTAGCGTTGAATTCATTGTGCTTTTTAAATTATGGGTTACTTGAAATTTTAATGAGTTCTCCCTTCATGTTTATGTTCCATGTTGAAATTAGGGTGTTCAGTTATATCCATAGTATATAAACTCGATTGCCCTCTGGTGATATCTTTCCACTGTAACTTGATTCTTCTTCTGCTTCAAGGAGGGGTAAAGATTTCCCTATAATGCTTGTTGAAATGAGAGCAATTGTCGGGTGTGCAAGCAAAATACCACATTGgtagttgaaaagaaaaaagagctacttataaggtATTGGTACTCTTAATGgtgtgaggccttttggagaAAGCCGTGCGGGCTAAGCCCAAAGCGgataatatcacatcatattaatagtatctttgggccgtttTAGCCAACAAAAACATGCATATACGGATCTACCTTATAATGAGGGAATCTTTTAGAAAATCTATTTATTATTAGCAATATGAAAGGTTTAAAATATCTCCCATGATGGTCACCTTGCTGTTAAAAATATCTCCCATGATGGTCACCTTGCTGTTAACATCATCAGTATTTTATCCATCACGTTCTCACATCAACAAGCATTATAGGGAAATCTTTACCCCTCCTTGAAGTAGAAGAAGAATCAAGTTACAGCATGTTTAGTTTAAATGAAGCACTTCTAATCCCGAGTCTCTTGATTTGCTTACTGCTTCCTTGCTTTTGTGGTGAAAAATGAGTATATATAGGTGACTAAGCTTTATAGTTGTACTTAGTGAGTTAGTGGTAGTTTATGAATGAAGACATTGTGCATCATGTTTTTGGAAGTGTTTATGGTTATATTGCTTTATATTCTGCTTTGAATTGCTTATCCTTGTGCCGAGGGTTTACCGGAAATAGCCTCATTGCCtctcaaggtaggggtaaggcctacatacactctaccctccccagacctcactcTGTGGGATTTCACAAGGTATGTTGTATTTATGGTTATAAActatgttgctcagactcttcaaaaatgctgATAGGTGCCtgtcagatcctccaaaagtagagCAGATCTCTATGTGTTTAGTCTGTTTTATCTCGAGTTGCTTATGACACGATACTCCTATTGTTTCTTGTTTACGGTCAAACATATCAACTGTTTTTTAATGCAGAAAAGGAGAACTTGTGCTTGTATGGATTCCCAAATGAGCGATGGGAGGTCAATTTGCCTGCTGAAGACTTACCACCAGAGCTTCCCGAGCCTGTTCTTGGTATTAACTTTGCTAGAGATGGGTTGCCAGAAAAGGAATGGCTTTCTTTCGTTGCCTATCACAGTGATGCTTGGTTGCTCGCTGTTGCCTTCTATGCGGGTGCTAGATTTGGATTTGGTAAAGCTGACAGGTACTTCTTCTGACTCAATTCTTTTTCTGCAGCTAAAACTATAGATAATATAAGTTTAGCGATTATGCCTGTTCCAGTACCACATCTGACGTTTTCTTGTATCCGCATCTGGTGGTGTTGATTCTGCTTCTCAGTGCATTAAGATTTTTCCTTCTGTGTGGGTTTTCTCAAATAAAATCATGCTTTCTGTTAAAAGCGGAAGCAATGCATCTGATAAATGCTTTTTTAGGTTGGTTATATAGTTTTAGATATTCTTGGTATCCAGCTAACGCTGCTTGGCCCTATTACTAGCAAGAGAATCTAAAAGTAGTAAGCTTATTTAATTTCAGTTCATTGTATTTTGCACCTTTGATGCATGTTTTACTTTCTGGGAAAAATCATCAAAGTGTCTTCTGGTCCGAATCTGAACATTTTACTTACCTAAAATGGGAGTACTACCCTGTGAAATGAATTTTCTGCCCAAATTTGTAACAGCACTTATAAGACTTAGGCAGGGAGGATGTTCAAGATCTAGAAGTCGTTGATTAGTTTTATAAGGTAATAGATATCCCTTTTACTCCCTATATAATGTTTACATTTGAATCAAAACCTATCGTTTCAGTGATCTTGTAAGAAGATGAAGAGCTTAAAGAAGGAAAATTGGAAAGAAAATGACAGGATGCATAATGaaaaaaatacacatagaaAAGGTGTGAAAAATGCAAATATCTTGTTGTTGAATATTGATTTGAATGTGAAGTTTATCATCTTGCACTTATAGAAACGAGCTGATAGAAGCCTACTAGGAGGTGTGGCTGTTAACAGGTTAATAAGGTTCATATAGCTTGGTTTATTCATGTATGGATTGCTCTCAAATGAGTGTTAATCAGTTGAACTCTGGTTACTCGATGTTGTATGATCAACACAACTCATGTGTCTGGTGGATATTCGCATTTAGCCGAGTCAACCAAAAGCAAACAGTATGCAATCCTAAATAATGTTCTTCGAAAAGCAGCTCCAATTGAAGGCAATATGAAAGTGCATGGTCCAACTTAAATTTGTTTCTGCACTTTCGTGTTTGTTGTATGTGAAATCTTGCATACTGAATGGTGATGCTAATCAGAAGCCCTTGTTTAAACTTTGTGCATAGAGTGCTAGTACATTCATATTTCTATATTAAGCTACCAGAGATCGTCTTTTGCTACAGAACTATACCACATGAAAATATGTCAACTGGGCCTCAATTGTGACAGAACTCATTGTGCTTTCACAGCTCATGAAGTTTACTTTACTATGTTGTTTTCCACGCTCATTAGTTGCCTTCTCTTTTCCAGGAAGAGGCTCTTTGACATGATAAATGATCTGCCCACAATACATGAAATAGTGAATGGTGCTGAAAAGAcgcaacaaaaagaaaaatctagagtcTCTAATCAAAGTAGAAACAAATCCAAGCCAAACGCCAAAAAGGTAACTGATTATGTTCCAAAATTATGCTTTGTTTGCATGTCAGCTGTAGCATCATCTTCTATCTTCTGTTATAACTTTTTACATGCTGCGTTGCTTGTCGTTACTTATGGTTCTTGTGGCATATCTTGATTAAGTACCTCTCACGTTCTCCTTTAAATTTCAGATTTTCTGGTTTTTGGGCTAGTTTTTGCATATATAGCTTGTCTAGGACGAGCTTTATTGTTTTTGATCTTTCAATTGTGTCATAGCCTTCTACCACATGATCTTCCACTTATGTTATagccttttgttttcttttgcaCTTGCAAAAACAGAGGGCAGTGGAGTCTCGGGGGAAGTTTACCAAGACGCAGCAAAAATACAAAGAAgcagatgatgatgatgatgatgatgaagaagaagaagaagaagaagaagaagaagaagaagaagaagaagaagaagaagaagatgaggaTGGATTGGATACGGAGAAGGATGAAGAAGAGGAGCAAGGTGAGACACTGTGCGGTGCATGTGCGGAGAAGTATACAGAGGATGAATTTTGGATATGTTGCGACAAATGTGAAACGTGGTTCCACGGCCAGTGTGTGAAGATCACCCAGGCCAAGGCCAAGTTCATTAAGCAATATAAGTGCCCACCTTGCAGCAGCAGAAGATCCCGGACCTAGTGTAGAGAATATTGTGAATGTAGAGTTCTCCAGCTGTTAGATGCAGCTCTCTGTTTTCGTTAGTTAGGCTATTCATTGATGTTTGGCGGAATTGGTTG
Coding sequences within it:
- the LOC132055315 gene encoding nuclear transcription factor Y subunit A-3-like isoform X1, which encodes MMQQLSTFPGPQNPKELSFRFQDQDSSSTQSTSQSCPEVASEGERKIHGKSNMPLQAGSLRSSGKSDDSQSVSSQEHGWTYNTYQKNFAFVPFPHTDPYHDGLVAAYGNQTMVQSQMLGTVSPRVPLPLDVQQDEPIFVNAKQYQAILRRRQYRAKLEAQNKLSKGRKPYLHESRHRHALNRARGPGGRFVNMKKPRESKSPDLINGQDVQVPNELQLNTNMLAPDVHQSESYKGSYSTPGCSGITSGLNTYVIYHQQPYPSVLQ
- the LOC132055315 gene encoding nuclear transcription factor Y subunit A-3-like isoform X2; amino-acid sequence: MQQLSTFPGPQNPKELSFRFQDQDSSSTQSTSQSCPEVASEGERKIHGKSNMPLQAGSLRSSGKSDDSQSVSSQEHGWTYNTYQKNFAFVPFPHTDPYHDGLVAAYGNQTMVQSQMLGTVSPRVPLPLDVQQDEPIFVNAKQYQAILRRRQYRAKLEAQNKLSKGRKPYLHESRHRHALNRARGPGGRFVNMKKPRESKSPDLINGQDVQVPNELQLNTNMLAPDVHQSESYKGSYSTPGCSGITSGLNTYVIYHQQPYPSVLQ
- the LOC132055315 gene encoding nuclear transcription factor Y subunit A-3-like isoform X4; its protein translation is MPLQAGSLRSSGKSDDSQSVSSQEHGWTYNTYQKNFAFVPFPHTDPYHDGLVAAYGNQTMVQSQMLGTVSPRVPLPLDVQQDEPIFVNAKQYQAILRRRQYRAKLEAQNKLSKGRKPYLHESRHRHALNRARGPGGRFVNMKKPRESKSPDLINGQDVQVPNELQLNTNMLAPDVHQSESYKGSYSTPGCSGITSGLNTYVIYHQQPYPSVLQ
- the LOC132055316 gene encoding PHD finger protein ALFIN-LIKE 4-like, which codes for MEGHNNNKPLDVFNNFKGRRAALIKALTTDVEEFFKQCDPEKENLCLYGFPNERWEVNLPAEDLPPELPEPVLGINFARDGLPEKEWLSFVAYHSDAWLLAVAFYAGARFGFGKADRKRLFDMINDLPTIHEIVNGAEKTQQKEKSRVSNQSRNKSKPNAKKRAVESRGKFTKTQQKYKEADDDDDDDEEEEEEEEEEEEEEEEEEEDEDGLDTEKDEEEEQGETLCGACAEKYTEDEFWICCDKCETWFHGQCVKITQAKAKFIKQYKCPPCSSRRSRT
- the LOC132055315 gene encoding nuclear transcription factor Y subunit A-3-like isoform X3, with product MNPKELSFRFQDQDSSSTQSTSQSCPEVASEGERKIHGKSNMPLQAGSLRSSGKSDDSQSVSSQEHGWTYNTYQKNFAFVPFPHTDPYHDGLVAAYGNQTMVQSQMLGTVSPRVPLPLDVQQDEPIFVNAKQYQAILRRRQYRAKLEAQNKLSKGRKPYLHESRHRHALNRARGPGGRFVNMKKPRESKSPDLINGQDVQVPNELQLNTNMLAPDVHQSESYKGSYSTPGCSGITSGLNTYVIYHQQPYPSVLQ